In the genome of Fusarium poae strain DAOMC 252244 chromosome 1, whole genome shotgun sequence, the window AAGAGTGGTGGCGACTATGGCAAGTCGTGGAGGGTTCGAAAGCCCAAGTGTGACCCTGTATTTGGGGAGATGGATGGCCTTGTGAAGAGTTGGCCTGGCGATGACAAGGATGCCGATCTCGAAATTGTTCAAGTTGAGAATAGGGAACGTCAGAACAATAAGTCCAAACTTTAGGTGTAATCACTGAAACAATATTAGTCAATATGCGTACAACTTGATACGTGCTAACAAACTAAACTACGAAGCTTTTGATGTTGTATCCGGCTGAACGTTTCCGTCGTGGGGTCTGAAGTGTTAATATTGCAACCCAcacctcagggtatcagaaacattggccactgtaagcctaagagacgaaattagtaggccattttatgctctttagactatggCTCTTGGACTATTAtctttgtaacctaagacttaggaggtcatttttttctgctacccactagccaCATCGCATCGAGTTTGACATGAACATGCTGGCAATATACCTACATTATGAAAAGTTTATAGATAGAAAGTCTTCAGAAACGACCGTCACAAGATTACAAATAGGGAATAACACGACACAGACTGATTAAAAGGTTGATTCAAATATGTAACTTGTTAGAACTAATATTATAACAAAGTCAAAGCCCAATATATATATCCCATCCATCCGTATCAATATCGTATCCGCATTATAAAAGTCCACCAATTTGTGGCACTTTAGTCCTGGACACCAGCGGGGGTGTTGCAGAGGATTCCTTGGTCAAGCTGAAGAGATGTTAGTCCATTGACCATGGTAACAGGAAAGAGACAAACTCACGATAGGGAGAACACAGCATCGAGCTCGCTGGCCGATCTCAGCACAGACGGCGCTGAAGTCGGTGGCGTTGGCGGGAACAGAGGGAGCTGTTTATGTTAGATTGGTACCGATCGGCAGGCTTGATTACTTACGAGTTCCACAGTCGAGGTTAGCAACGCCCAAGACATCGGTAGCACAGCACTGAGAAGAGCCATAGAGGCCAGTGCAAGGGACGTAAGCCTGTCGCTTCTCGTTGGCGGGGAGGGCAGAGACGACGGCGCCCAGGAGGGTAACAGCAGCGAGTGAGAACTTCATGGTGAATAGAGTGagtgagttgagttgattAAAGGAGTAAAGATGTTGATTGTTGTATTGGATAGGctttgaggatgaagatggagattttaaaagtaatttccAGATACGGCGCCTCTGTATTTATACAACTCATCATCCATACATGTCGATTCTTAATAACATGAGTATAAGCAAAATCTTGTCGTCATCTATCAATGACCTATTGCCACTCAACAATGATGGAAATCATGTTAAAGCCGTTGACGTTTTGAAACTCGACATCCTGGTCTATATCGCAACTTAAATGGAGCCTAGAAACCTGTTGTAGCGTCGCAGCGGAGAGGTACGCCAGCTCAACAGGGGATAGCAACGCATCAACGCGTTTGGATGATTCAAGCTAATTGACCTTTTCAATTAGTTGGGACGTCGGAGGTATCGCTGAAAGGGATGCCAGACTGCCGAAATCGCCACAACAAGTTATGATTTGTCGAGCTTTCGTCTGATTATAGTGGACTTGTTAAGAACTAATTTAGAAATGCTACTGCTCGGCCGATGTCATTGCTCTACGGAATGTCACAGTGAGTTGGCTGATTCGCTGAAAAGGTGCTCTGTACTCGCTTTCATTTAATCGTGGATGCTTTGATCGTCATGTCATATCATCCTCCTAGATTTCCGATTTGTTCCTGTCTATGCGTGTCTCGGCACGCCTGAGCCTATACATACATCATATCGTACCTGCAGATACTTGTTTCAACCCCGGATACCATTTCCTTTGTTGAGATAAGATGTAAGTGGCTTTCTTATACTGCGGATTAATCCTTCCTTACACGGTAACTTGAGTCTATATCATGGTTTTCGGGTGGTCGCTTATCGCCGATCATGGATCCAATGCCCCAGAATCAAGAAAATCCCCTTATGGATACTCTTGCGAGGCTTCCATGATAGAATTGTACTTCAAACTATCATATATAGCTGGGAATACCTGATTATTGATAAAGCTTGCGATCGTGATGCCCAGACTTTGGTGTTTCAAAGTTGGGATCGCAAACGTTGACCGTTATTTATCTGGGCGTCGCCTGTTCAGGTCTGAATTAATCAATGCGCATGGATTCTCAGTCAGTTGTATTCCAGTAACAAGTATTTCCTTGAAATTACTTCATCTTCTATCTTGTACCCGGTCCCAAGCAACAAAGCGGTGTGGCCGATGAGAAGTGCCAAGCTGGCAATCAGTTCAGTAGATAACCTGAGGATATTGACCGCCCATTGAATCTCGATCTGTTGACTTATTCAAACCACTCGGTGCCTCGTATTGGGAAAGAAAACAATATCAGCAGAAATCTATAGATCGTCAAGGTATATTACATATGATTTTCATCTGGGCATTTGATGTTATTAAGAATCAAGGTCTGACGTACCAGTGACTGGGGGACCTATATTGCAGCACTTATTAACTACTTGGGCCACAAAAGTCTTTGTGTCATCGATGGCATTTTGAAGCCTTGTTGATTGAGCTAGAAATATTTTTTTGTCTATTATTTGGTTATTATTTGGtgcttttcgaggcgtaagtcccgaagtatacattaaaaatcaacacaataatatttttttgtCAAATCCAGAGACTTGCTTATTTATTAACGAAGACGAGGCATCTGTCTTACAGTTGTCTAGTTGTCGGTTATAAGAAAAACAAAGAGGGAAGAAGGGAACTAAATA includes:
- a CDS encoding hypothetical protein (SECRETED:SignalP(1-19)), which encodes MKFSLAAVTLLGAVVSALPANEKRQAYVPCTGLYGSSQCCATDVLGVANLDCGTPPSVPANATDFSAVCAEIGQRARCCVLPILDQGILCNTPAGVQD